The Macrobrachium nipponense isolate FS-2020 chromosome 27, ASM1510439v2, whole genome shotgun sequence genome includes a region encoding these proteins:
- the LOC135200520 gene encoding uncharacterized PPE family protein PPE21-like, which yields MKVNMLFLLLGVVACAAAAPQFGSDNQQPMPYSFAYGVNAGNTGDRKEHKETVSPSGVTEGEYRWLQPNGLYRITRYTADGAGYRAAVSEEPGEPVANYYTNSLLEAGSSQGTFTGQGIQQGASRFQTLNQGLSNIQSGNQGLSGPQSGNRNFGSSVSGNQGFVGQDSGNRGLNSLQSGNLASGSFQSGNRASSSFQSGNRASGSFQLGNQASSRPQAGNTGFSSFQSGNRDSSSFQSGNRGSGNFQSGNQGSSRPQVGKTGFSGLQSGNQASSSFQSGNRAFGSFQSGNRGSSSFQLGNQGSSRSQTGNTGFSSFQSGNRASSGFQSGNRASSNFQSGNQGSSRPRAGNTGLSSFQFGNQASTSFQSRNQGSSRQQGGNRGFSSFQSGNQGPSRPRAGNAGFSNFQSGNRGSSSFQLGNQGSSRPQVGNTGFSSFQSGNRASSSLQSGNQAFGSLQSGNRASGSFQSGNRASSSFQSRNQGSIIPQAGNRALSSFQSGNRASSSFQAGNQGSSSSQAVNTGFSSIQSGNRASSSFQSGSQVSSRPQAGNTGFSSLQSSNRASGSFQSGKLGSSRPQDGNTGFSSSLSGNRASSSFQLGDQGSSSSQGINRGFSSFQSGNQGPSSTQTGEIGFGSFQSGNRASSTTDSFQNQFSSNELSQSQNQGLTALSDSQNQDITNTQNFPSQSAFQLQSPSIPPSSQSQSSISGEKFQSLDISGSQTFSSQGNFVDGGVIDGGIIDGGIIDGGIIDGGIIDDASSSILSSSFTQVGLEESGASGSSSSDINRGIAVVSVSNQNRASS from the exons ATGAAG GTCAATATGCTGTTTCTACTGCTTGGCGTTGTTGCCTGTGCAGCGGCTGCTCCTCAGTTTGGTTCCGACAACCAACAG ccCATGCCGTACAGCTTCGCTTACGGCGTGAATGCTGGAAACACAGGCGATCGCAAAGAGCACAAGGAAACCGTTTCACCCTCTGGTGTGACTGAAGGAGAGTATAGGTGGCTTCAGCCAAATGGTCTGTACAG AATAACGCGGTACACAGCCGATGGTGCAGGATATCGAGCAGCCGTTAGTGAGGAGCCAGGGGAACCGGTCGCCAATTATTATACGAATTCCTTACTGGAGGCAGGGTCCTCCCAAGGAACTTTCACTGGTCAGGGAATTCAACAGGGAGCTAGTAGATTCCAAACATTAAACCAGGGTCTCAGCAACATACAGTCTGGAAATCAAGGACTCAGCGGGCCTCAGTCTGGAAATAGAAACTTTGGCAGCTCCGTGTCCGGAAACCAGGGTTTCGTCGGACAAGACTCTGGAAATAGAGGTTTGAATAGCTTGCAGTCAGGAAATCTAGCCTCCGGCAGCTTCCAGTCAGGGAATCGAGCCTCCAGCAGCTTCCAGTCAGGAAATCGTGCCTCTGGCAGCTTCCAGTTAGGAAACCAGGCTTCAAGCAGGCCACAGGCTGGAAACACAGGATTCAGTAGCTTCCAGTCCGGAAATCGAGACTCCAGCAGTTTCCAGTCCGGAAATCGAGGCTCTGGCAACTTCCAGTCAGGAAATCAGGGTTCCAGTAGGCCACAGGTTGGAAAGACAGGATTCAGTGGGTTACAGTCCGGTAATCAAGCTTCCAGTAGTTTCCAGTCAGGGAACCGAGCTTTTGGGAGCTTCCAGTCAGGAAATCGAGGTTCCAGCAGCTTCCAGTTAGGAAACCAGGGTTCCAGCAGATCACAGACAGGAAACACCGGATTCAGTAGCTTCCAGTCCGGAAATCGAGCATCCAGCGGTTTCCAATCAGGGAACCGAGCCTCCAGCAACTTCCAGTCAGGAAACCAGGGTTCCAGCAGACCAAGGGCTGGAAACACAGGATTGAGTAGTTTCCAGTTTGGAAATCAAGCTTCAACCAGCTTCCAGTCAAGAAACCAGGGTTCCAGCAGACAACAAGGTGGAAACAGAGGATTCAGTAGCTTCCAGTCCGGAAACCAGGGTCCCAGCAGACCAAGGGCTGGAAACGCAGGATTCAGTAATTTCCAGTCCGGAAATCGAGGGTCCAGCAGCTTCCAGTTAGGAAACCAAGGTTCTAGTAGACCACAGGTTGGAAACACAGGATTTAGTAGCTTCCAGTCAGGAAATCGAGCCTCCAGCAGTTTGCAGTCTGGAAATCAGGCCTTTGGTAGCCTACAGTCAGGAAATCGAGCATCTGGCAGCTTCCAGTCAGGAAATAGAGCCTCCAGCAGCTTCCAGTCAAGAAACCAGGGTTCCATTATACCACAAGCTGGAAACAGAGCATTGAGTAGCTTCCAGTCTGGAAATCGAGCTTCAAGCAGCTTCCAGGCAGGAAACCAGGGTTCCAGCAGTTCACAGGCTGTAAACACAGGATTTAGTAGCATCCAGTCCGGAAATCGGGCCTCGAGCAGCTTCCAATCCGGAAGCCAGGTCTCCAGCAGACCACAGGCTGGAAACACAGGATTCAGTAGCTTACAGTCTAGCAATCGAGCCTCTGGCAGCTTCCAGTCAGGAAAACTGGGTTCAAGCAGACCGCAGGATGGAAACACAGGATTCAGCAGCTCTCTGTCAGGAAATCGAGCCTCCAGTAGCTTCCAGTTAGGAGACCAGGGTTCCAGTAGCTCACAGGGTATAAATAGAGGATTCAGTAGCTTCCAGTCCGGAAACCAGGGCCCCAGCAGTACGCAGACTGGAGAAATTGGATTTGGTAGCTTCCAGTCCGGCAATCGAGCCTCAAGCACAACAGACAGTTTCCAAAACCAGTTTTCTAGCAACGAACTGAGCCAGAGTCAAAACCAAGGTCTCACTGCCTTATCTGATTCCCAAAACCAAGATATCACTAACACCCAGAACTTCCCGTCTCAAAGCGCTTTCCAGTTACAGAGCCCTAGTATCCCACCAAGCTCTCAGTCACAGAGCTCCAtcagtggggaaaaa ttccagagcCTAGACATCTCCGGATCACAAACCTTTTCCAGCCAAGGAAACTTTGTAGATGGCGGGGTCATTGATGGTGGTATCATTGATGGAGGGATTATAGACGGTGGTATCATTGACGGTGGTATCATTGACGATGCTTCCAGCAGCATCCTTAGTTCCAGTTTCACCCAGGTCGGTTTGGAAGAGTCCGGTGCCAGTGGGTCTTCCAGCAGCGACATCAACAGAGGAATCGCCGTCGTTTCAGTTTCGAACCAGAATCGAGCGAGCAGTTAA
- the LOC135200555 gene encoding prion-like-(Q/N-rich) domain-bearing protein 8, translating into MEITMLMLLIGTVALGSAAPQFGFDGSQPTPYSFAYGVGSPETGDEKEHKETVTSSGTTEGEYRWRQPNGLFRVTRYSADGAGYRAVVSEEPGEPVANYYTNSLLQSGPSQGIVTSQRNQLSINSFQRGNVGSVNFQSGNQGFSGSQSGNRGFSSFQSGNQGSRRSQSANTGFGSFQSGNQAFTRTNNFQNRPFSTRQNSQNRAFSSSPSFQNQGFGSTQNFQNQEFSSSQNFQNQGLSRTQNFQNQGLSRTQNFQNQGFSSSQNFQNQGFSSSQNFQNQGLSRTQNFQNQGFSNSPSFQTQSFNSPQSFLSQGFTSGQSSGTQTFSSQGNIIDGGIIDGGIIDG; encoded by the exons ATGGAG ATCACAATGTTGATGTTGCTCATTGGGACTGTAGCCCTGGGCTCTGCGGCTCCTCAGTTCGGCTTCGATGGCAGTCAG CCCACGCCATATAGCTTTGCTTATGGAGTGGGTTCTCCTGAGACTGGGGACGAAAAGGAGCACAAAGAGACCGTCACATCTTCAGGCACGACTGAGGGTGAATACAGATGGCGCCAACCCAATGGGCTCTTCAG AGTAACTCGGTATTCTGCTGACGGTGCAGGGTATCGTGCAGTTGTTAGTGAAGAGCCTGGGGAACCTGTCGCCAATTACTACACAAACAGTTTACTGCAGTCAGGGCCTTCCCAAGGTATTGTCACAAGTCAGAGAAATCAACTGTCCATCAATTCTTTCCAAAGAGGAAATGTGGGATCAGTCAACTTCCAATCGGGAAACCAGGGTTTCAGTGGGTCACAGTCTGGAAACAGGGGATTCAGTAGCTTCCAGTCAGGAAACCAAGGATCAAGGAGGTCGCAGTCTGCAAACACAGGTTTTGGTAGCTTCCAGTCAGGAAATCAAGCCTTCACCAGAACAAACAACTTCCAGAATCGACCTTTTTCCACCAGACAGAACTCACAGAACCGGGCCTTCAGTAGCTCACCAAGTTTCCAGAACCAAGGTTTTGGTAGCACACAGAATTtccagaaccaagaattcagcaGCTCACAGAATTTCCAGAACCAAGGCTTGAGCAGAACACAGAATTTCCAGAACCAAGGCTTGAGCAGAACACAGAATTTCCAGAACCAAGGATTCAGCAGCTCACAGAATTTCCAGAACCAAGGATTCAGCAGCTCACAGAATTTCCAGAACCAAGGCTTGAGCAGAACACAGAATTTCCAGAACCAAGGATTCAGCAACTCACCTAGCTTCCAGACCCAGAGTTTCAATAGCCCACAGAGCTTCCTGTCTCAGGGGTTCACTAGTGGACAAAGTTCTGGAACACAAACCTTCTCCAGCCAAGGAAACATCATAGACGGTGGAATTATTGATGGTGGAATTATCGATGGCTGA